From the genome of Planktothrix sp. FACHB-1365, one region includes:
- a CDS encoding GUN4 domain-containing protein, whose translation MGQRSFAPLPQFQPAPKPNIKLQTSKANFTKLDQLLSTEKWKEADQETGRVMCQIMGREKEGWLTTDNCRNFPPEELRIIDQLWLKYSEGRFGFSVQKQIWLEEGGKLDGNWDGATFEKFANRVGWKKGGEWLNYELLTFNKNALGHLPWWVVGIGWGGGEDGIFFSLL comes from the coding sequence ATTGGACAACGCAGTTTCGCTCCGTTACCTCAATTCCAACCTGCTCCAAAACCTAATATTAAGTTACAAACTTCTAAAGCTAATTTTACCAAACTAGACCAACTTTTATCAACAGAAAAATGGAAAGAAGCCGATCAGGAAACTGGGAGAGTTATGTGTCAAATTATGGGGAGAGAAAAAGAAGGTTGGTTAACGACAGATAATTGTCGCAATTTTCCTCCAGAAGAATTACGCATTATTGACCAATTGTGGTTAAAATATTCAGAGGGCAGATTTGGTTTTTCTGTGCAGAAACAAATCTGGTTGGAAGAAGGTGGGAAATTAGATGGAAACTGGGATGGGGCTACTTTCGAGAAATTTGCGAACCGGGTTGGATGGAAAAAAGGAGGAGAGTGGTTGAATTACGAACTTTTGACCTTTAATAAAAATGCACTTGGTCACCTCCCGTGGTGGGTGGTGGGGATTGGTTGGGGGGGAGGGGAGGATGGGATATTCTTCTCTCTTCTCTAA
- a CDS encoding bifunctional 2-polyprenyl-6-hydroxyphenol methylase/3-demethylubiquinol 3-O-methyltransferase UbiG, which yields MEEVSSAVKRLYDTYPFPPDPLLDEPPPGYNWRWSWPAAYSFCTGQKPKHLNIRILDAGCGTGSSTEYLIQLNPEASVLGIDLSEGAIQTAQERCRRSGISTPGTPSPEFRRLSLYDATQLEGQFDFINCVGVLHHLPDPIRGIQTLALKLAPGGLMHIFVYAELGRWEVQLMQKAIALLQGNKQGDYKDGVKIGRQIFEALPENNRLVKYESQRWGLENQRDECFADMYVHPQEIDYNINSLFELIDASGLEFIGFSNPNYWNLERLIGNSPQLRERSKNLSDRQRYRLIELLDPEISHYEFFLGRSPLPRNTWSNDQALLAAIPERNPCMNGWPSQNLFDYNYQIVSLSDAEFEFLKACDQNTESPRTVEEILAQSQLDLDGVRSLLNRQFILLSIPQN from the coding sequence ATGGAAGAAGTTAGTTCTGCGGTTAAACGGCTTTATGATACCTATCCCTTTCCTCCTGACCCCCTGTTAGATGAACCCCCGCCTGGGTATAACTGGCGATGGTCTTGGCCAGCAGCTTATAGTTTTTGCACGGGTCAAAAGCCGAAACATCTTAATATTCGCATTTTAGATGCGGGATGTGGGACGGGTTCGAGTACGGAGTATTTAATTCAACTCAACCCAGAAGCGTCGGTACTGGGAATTGATTTGAGTGAAGGGGCCATTCAAACGGCGCAAGAACGCTGTCGTCGGTCTGGAATTTCTACCCCCGGAACACCCTCACCTGAATTTCGCCGTTTAAGTCTTTATGATGCAACCCAGTTAGAGGGACAGTTTGACTTTATTAACTGTGTTGGTGTTTTGCACCATTTACCTGATCCGATTCGAGGCATTCAAACCCTAGCATTAAAGTTGGCTCCGGGGGGATTAATGCACATTTTTGTTTATGCTGAATTGGGTCGCTGGGAAGTTCAATTGATGCAGAAAGCGATCGCTTTATTACAAGGAAATAAACAAGGGGATTATAAAGATGGGGTTAAAATTGGCCGTCAAATTTTTGAAGCTCTCCCCGAAAATAATCGGTTAGTTAAATACGAATCTCAACGCTGGGGGCTGGAAAATCAACGAGATGAATGTTTCGCGGATATGTATGTTCATCCCCAGGAAATTGACTACAATATTAATAGTTTATTTGAGTTAATTGATGCGTCAGGTTTAGAGTTTATTGGTTTTTCTAATCCTAATTATTGGAATTTAGAGCGATTAATTGGTAATTCACCGCAGTTACGTGAACGGTCAAAGAATTTAAGCGATCGCCAACGCTATCGTTTAATTGAACTTCTCGATCCTGAAATTAGTCACTATGAATTTTTCCTCGGACGTTCACCCTTACCTCGGAATACTTGGTCAAATGATCAAGCGTTATTAGCGGCAATTCCTGAGCGCAATCCTTGTATGAATGGGTGGCCGAGTCAGAATTTATTTGACTATAATTATCAAATTGTGAGTTTATCGGATGCTGAATTTGAGTTTCTCAAAGCTTGCGATCAAAATACCGAATCTCCTCGAACTGTTGAGGAAATTTTAGCTCAAAGCCAACTGGATTTAGACGGGGTGCGATCGCTACTGAATCGACAATTCATTTTGTTATCAATCCCTCAGAATTAA